The stretch of DNA AGCGGGTGGCGCTCCAGCCGCGGTCCCACCCGGCGCAGGTCTTCCGGCCGCAGGTCGTCGGTGAAGACCACGCAGTGGGGGTTGCCCACCGAGACCGCCGTGATCCGCAGGCGCTCCCCGTCCACCTCCACCTCCTCGTCCACCACGTCCCGGGGCCGACCCGCGGCGGGGATCATGTCGCTGCGAAACGTCGCCCGGCCCATGTCCACGGTGATGCTCTCCACCGCTCCGCCCCGCACCTCCAGACTCGCCTCCACCACGCCGCCGGCGGTCTCGATGCGGAACCGGGTCTGCCGCGTCAGGCCGTGATCGTACAGGTAGCGGGCCAGGATGCGCAGGCCGTTGCCGCTCTTTTCCGCCTCGCTGCCGTCGGGATTGTAGATGCGCACGCCGAAGTCGGCGCGGGAAGACGGCACCAGCGCCAGAATCCCGTCCGAGCCCACCCCGCGGTGGCGGTCGCAGATCAGCCGGATCGCATCTTCGGTCAGCGGAAACGACAGGGCGCGGGGATCCACGATGATGTAGTCGTTGCCCAGGGCGTGGGACTTGACGAACCGGTCGCGTTCCATCGCTCCGCAGGGTGTTTCGGTGGGCGCCGCAGCGCCCCCTGCGGCGCGGCCCGACGGACGGCTGCCCGCCCGGCCACCCCGCTGCGCCGGTCCTCAGGCCGGTTCCCGGCCCCGGGGTCCGGACCTCCGGGCCCGCCGGAGGGCGCAGCGGATGATGCGGTCCACCAGGGAAGGGAACGCGATCCCGGCGGCCCGGGCGGCATCGGGCAGCAGGCTGGTGGGCGTGAGGCCGGGGATGGTGTTGACCTCCAGCACCACCGCGTCCTCCCCGCGGGCGATCATGTCCACCCGCGACATCCCCTCGCACCCCAGCGCCTGATGGGCCCGCACCGCCGCCTCCTGCGCCCGGCGGGCCACCGCCTCGGGGACGCGGGCCGGGATGACGTGGTCGCTGCCGCCCGGCGCGTACTTGGCGCGGTAGGTATAGAACTCGTCGTGGGGGACGATCTCGATCACCGGCAGCGGCACCGGCCGCCCCGTCTCCGGGTCGTCGAGAATGCCCACGGTGATCTCGGTGCCCGCCACGTACTCTTCGATCAGAACCACCGGACCGTAGCCGAAGGCCAGGTCCACCGCGCGGTCGAGATCCGCCGGGCGGCGGACCAGGGAGACGCCGATGGTGCTGCCCTGGGCGTTGGGCTTGACCACGCAGGGATAGCCCAGGCTGTCGCCCACCAGGCGGCGGACGCGGGCGCGGTCGCGCCAGTCGTCCTCCCGAACGCTCAGGTACCGGGGGACAGGGATGCCCTGGCGCTCGAACAGCTGGCGGCTGCGCCACTTGTCCATCCCCAGGGCGCTGGCCAGCACCCCGGAGCCGGTATACGGGATCCCCAGCAGTTCCAGCAGGCCCTGTACCGTGCCGTCCTCGCCGTAGGGGCCGTGCAGGGCGATGAATGCCACATCCACCCGGCGGGACAGCAGGGCGCGCTCGATTCCGGGGTCGGGGGCCCGGGGACTGAGGTCGGGGATCCGGGATCCCGCATCCGGCGTCGGGGCGTCCGCGCCCGGCTCCCGCGTCCCCGCGTTCCCGTCCCCCCGGACCACCCACCGCCCCGACGCCGTGATCTCCACCGGCACGACGTCGTAGCGCGCGGGGTCCAGGGCCCGGATGACCTCCCGCCCGGTTGCCAGGGACACTTCCCGCTCCGCCGACGGCCCGCCCATCAGGACTGCCACCGTCAGGCGGCTCACGACCGTCCCTCCCTTCCCCGCCGCGGCCGCCAGGCCCGGATGCGCTCTTCCAGCAGGGCCAGGGCGCCGTCTCCAAGCACGCTGCCGAACGGGATCACGCGGGCGCGGGGCGGCAGGCGTCCCGCCAGCCTCTCCAGCACTTTGGGCGACGCCACCACCACGTCGGCTCCCCGCAGGGCGCGATCCAGGCGGTCCGGGTGCTGCAGGGTCGCCGTCCGCAACCGCAGGGAGCGGATGCCCACGGCGCGGATGGAGCGCTCCTTGCTGCGCACGCCCTCCTCGGTGGCGCAGACCAGGGCGACGGTGGACCGCTGCGGGAGGGACGCCACCGCCTCCAGGGCGGAGATCTCCGGCATCGCCAGCAGCCCCACCACCTCGTGGCGGGGCAGAAGCCGGCGGACCTCTTCCGCGTGGAACATGGTGGTGGCCACGAGGTCCACCGACCCCGCCGCTCCCGGAAGGTCGGCGAGGAGCAGCAGCGCCAGGGGCCGGCGCAGCCGCTCTGCCAGCTGGCGGCCGAAGTAGGCCAGGTCGGTGGGATTGCACTCCACAAAGGCCACCCGCGGGCGGAGGGGGCGGCGGCGCAGCGCCGCCCGTTCGGCCACCAGGGTGTGCAGGGCCGCCTCGTCCACCCCCCGGGCGGCCGCCTCGTCCAGCAGCCGGTCCACCAGAGGGGCCAGCGAGGCGGCGTCGGGGACGGCCCCGGTGGTGACGAACGTGCCGCGCCCCGGGGTGGTCAGCAGGTAGCCGGCCCGCTCCAGGGCGGCGTAGACCTTGGCGACGGTGTTGCGGTTGACCCGCAGGAATCCCGCCAGGGCGCGCACCGGAGGCAGCCTCTGGCCGGCCTGAAGCCGGCCCGAGCGGATCTGGGCCACCAGCTGCTCGGCCAGCTGCGCGGCGATGGGCAGCGGGCCGCTCCGGTGCACCCGCAGGACCGGAGGCTCACTTGTCCTATCTACGGTAGGACACACTGTGACAAATTCTATGCCCGCAGACCGGGGCGGTCAAGGCATCCCGGTGGACGCGGCGGGCGGAAGGGGCTATAGATGAAGAGGCGTGATTCGCGGGGTGATCTTCGACCTGGGCGGAACCCTGGCGGTCGGCGACCCTCTGCCCGCGGAGGAGCTGGACCGGGCCAATGCCGCCGCGCTGCGGGCATGGCTCGTTGAGCAGGGCTACGATGTCCCTCCCACCTTCATCGACGCCGTGGTCGCCGAGCGCCAGGCCGCCTTCGCCTCCCGCCAGGGGACCCGCGAGGTCACCGCCGCGCAGGCGCTGGCGAGCGCGCTGCGCCGCTACGGGCTGCCGGACGACCCCGACACCCTGGCCCGGGCGGAGGCGGCGTTCTTCGAGCCCGAGCTGGCGAGGATGACCCCGGTGCCCGGCGCCGTGGAAGTCCTGGAGGCCCTGCGCCGCCGCGGGCTGCGTCTGGGCTTGCTGTCCAACGCCTCCTCCCACCTGTTCGTGGTGGAGTGCTGCCGTCGGCTGGGGCTGGCCCCGTACCTGGACCCCATCGTCTCCTCCGCCCAGGTGGGGTGGGCCAAACCCGATCCGCGGCCGTTCGAGGTGATCCTCTCCGCCTGGGCTCTGGCGGCGTCGGAGGTGGTGATGGTGGGCGACACCCTCCAGGCGGACGTGGCCGGCGCCCGGGCGGTGGGGATGCGCGCCATCTGGCTGCGGCCCGGCCCGCCTCCCCCCGAGCCCGCCGATCCCCCTCCCGACGGCATGGCCGGCGACCTGCGGGAGGTGATCGCCCTGGTCGAGGCCTGGTCCAGGCGTTGAGGCGTCCCCTCAGGACCGCGGCGCGTGCTGAAGCGCCCGGGCCAGGATCTCCAGGCAGCGGTCCGCGTCCTGTTCGGGCACGACCAGGTAGTCGCGGTGAAAGGCCGGCAGGGGCACGGCGGCAATCCCCTCCCGGGCCGCCGCCTCCGCCAGCCGCCGCACGAGGGCGGGGTCGCCGCCGCCCTCCAGCGCGATCAGGCGCAGCCCGCGCTCCACGCGGGCCGAGGCGAACCGCGGAGCCAGGCGGGCCCACGCGTCCTCCTGCAGCGTCGCCACAACGTCGCCGCCTTCCCGGGCGGTGACACACGGGCCGGGCACGCCGGCCAGGGCGCGCTGGAGGCTGGGCTGGAGGAACGCCGCCACCCGCACCCGCACGAACCGCTGGGGAAGCACGGCCAGTCGCATCAGATCCGCCGCAGCGCCTGGGAGAAGTCCTCCAGCAGGTCGGAGGGATCCTCGATGCCCACGCTGACCCGGATCAGCCCCGGCGCGATGCCGGCGGCCTCCCGCACGCGGGCGGGCATGTGGACGCTGCTGATGCTGGCCGGGTGCGACACCAGGGTGCTCACCCCGCCCAGGCTGGTGGCGCGGGTGCATACCCGCAGCGCGTCGAAGACGCGCACGCTCGCCTCGTATCCGCCCGCCACCTCGAAGCTCAGCATGCCGCCGAACCCGCGCATCTGCCGGCGGGCCACGGCGTGGCCGGGGTGGTCCGGCAGGCCCGGGTAGTAGACGCGCGCCACCGCCGGGTGGGCCGCCAGGAACTCGGCCAGCTGCTGGGCGGTCTGATTCTGGCGTTCCACCCGCAGCGCCAGGGTGGCCAGACCCCGGATGACCAGCCAGGACCCGAAGGGGTCGGGGGTGGCCCCCAGCAGGCGTACCCACCGCTTGGCGCGGGCGATGAACTCCCGGCTGGCCACGATGACGCCGGCGGTGACGTCGTGGTGCCCGCCCAGGTACTTGGTGGCGCTGTGCACCACCACGTCCACCCCCAGGGCCAGGGGCGTCTGATTGTACGGGGTGGCCCACGTATTGTCGGCCACCGTCAGCGCCCCGCGCTCCCGGCCCAGGGCCGCCACGGCGGCGATGTCGGTGATGCCCAGCATGGGGTTGGAGGGGGTCTCGATGAAGAGCAGGCGGGTGGTCGGGCGCAGGGCGCGCTCGTAGGCCTCCGTCGTGGGCTCGGCGATCAGCGTGGTCTGGATGCCGAAGGAGGGCAGGACGTCGCTGAACAGCTGGTAGGACGCCTGGTAGATGGCCGTCGGCGCCACCGCGTGGTCGCCGGGCCGGAGGGCGGCCAGGAGGGTGGCGGCGATCGCCCCCATCCCCGACGCCGCAGCCAGGGCGTCCTCTCCGCCTTCCAGCAGCGCCACCTTCTCCTCCAGGGCGCGGGTGGTCGGGTTGCCCCACCGGGTGTACACATAGCCCGGGGGGATCTCCTGGCCCAGCCGCGCCCCCTCGGCCGCCGTCTCGTAGGAGAAGGTCGCCGTCTGGTAGATGGGCGGCGCCACCGCCCGGTGGGTGTCGGGAATGGCCCCGCCGTGGATGGCGCGGGTGGTGAAGCCCCACTGGGTCCTCATGCCGGCCTCCCTGTGCCGCAGGTGGTATGGAAGGGTGATTCGCACCCCGCGGCGGGAACTCTTGCCGCGCCCGGCGGGCCAGGGGGACACCGCGGCGACCGCGAATCCCACCCCCCTGCGTGAGGTTCGGCGCCCACGTCAGCATCCGGGGCGCGCTCCACCTGGCGGTGGACCGCGCCGTGGCCATCGGCTGCGAGTGCCTGCAGATCTTCACGGGCAGCCCGCGCCAGTGGCGGGAGGTGACCTATCCCGAGCGGGACCTGGACCTGTTCGTGGCCAAGCGGCGCCGGGCGGGGCTGGATCCCCTGGTGGCCCACGCCGCCTACCTGATCAACCTGGCCTCCGACGACCCGGAGGTCTACCGGCGGTCCACCGCCAGCCTGATCGCGTCGCTGCGCCTGATGGACCGCCTGGAGGGGCAGGCGGTGGTCACCCACCTGGGCAGCCGGGGGATCCGTCCGTGGGCGCAGGCGCGGGTGCGGGTGGTGGCGGCGATCGCGGCGGCGCTGGACGCCACCGGGAGCGCGCGGGTGCTGCTGGAGCACAGCGCCGGCGCCGGCGGCCAGGTGGGCGCGACGTTCGAGGAGCTGGCGGAGATCCTGGAGGCCCTGGGTCACCACCCGCGGGTGGGCGTGTGCCTGGACACCTGCCACCTGTTCGCCGCCGGGTGGGACCTGCGCACCCCGGACGGCGTGCGCGCCACCATGCGGGCGTTCGACCGCACGGTGGGGCTGCGCCACCTGCACCTGCTGCACCTCAACGACTCCCGCGGGGCTCTGGGATCGCACCTGGACCGCCACGAGAACATCGGGCAGGGCCGCATCGGCCGGCAGGGGTTTGCGGCGTTGATCGCCCACCCGCGCCTGCAGCGGCTGGCCGGCGTCATCGAGACGCCGGGGTTCGACCGCCAGGGGCCGGACCGCCGCAACCTGCGGGTGCTCAAGGCGCTCCGGCAGGCAGCCCGCGCGCGCCGGCGCTGAGCCGCCTCAGTCGGGCGCGAACGGACGGCCCAGCGCCTCCGGCCGGGCCAGCCCCCAGCGGCTGCGGAACCAGGGGGTGGAGATGACCACCAGGATGGGGATGGTGACGGCGAACGGCACGGTGCGCCAGATGTACCGGGACAGCACGCCGGGCAGGACCAGTTCGGGGCTGAGGGACAGCTGCCACATGATCCCGAACAGCGTGGCGCCGGCCAGCAAGATCCACGGATTCCACATGGAGAAGAACACCAGGGCCAGGCTGACAAACCCCCACCCCATCAGGAAGTTGTAGGTCCACACGGGGTTGTAGGACAGGGTGTAGACCGCGCCCCCCAGGGCACCCAGCACCCCGCCCCAGACCACGCACAGGTAGCGGGTGAGGCCCACGGGGACGCCCGACGCCTCGGCCGCCAGCGGGTTCTCCCCCACCGACCGGATGGCCAGCCCCGCGCCGGTCCGGAACAGGACCACCGCGCTCACCACCACCAGCGCGACCCCCGCGTACACGAACGGCGACAGGCCAAAGGCCCCCGCCATCCGCGGCAGCCCCAGCGGGCCGGTGAAGGGGCTGCCCAGGTAGGTGGTCAGGCCGAAGCTGAGGATCCACAGACCCATCCCGCTCACCACCTGATCCCCCCGCAGGGTGATGGAGAAGAACCCGTGGGCCAGCCCCAGCACCGTTCCCACCGCCACGGCGGCCGCCAGGGCGGCCAGGTAGCTGGCGGTCAGCCGCGCGGCGATGAAGGCCGCGGTGCCGCCGAACAGCATCAGGCCTTCCAGGCCCACGTTGAGGGTCCCCGCGCGCTGGTTGACCAGTTCCCCCAGCGCCGCGAAGACGAAGACGGTGCTGGCCTCCAGGCTGCGGGCGAGCAGGTCCCACACGGCGTGCTACCCCCGGCGCGTGCCCGCGGCCGGCCGGAGGACCCCGGCGGGCACCCGCCGCCAGACCACCCGGAACCGGTCCAGGATGTGGGAGGCCACGAACGTCATCATCAGCAGCCCCAGCAGCGCGTAATCCACGCCGAACGGCAGCCGCAACATCCCCTGGGCAAAGCGCGCTCCCAGGGACAACCCCGCCAGGAGGACGGCGATGGGCACGGCCGCCAGGGCGGACCCCCGCGCGATCAGCGCGGTGATGAGGCCGTAAAAGCTCAGGTCGCCGTAGAACCCGTAGTTGCCGGGGATCTTGTACAGCCCGGGGATGGCGGCAAACGTGTGGTACCCGGCCAGGCCGGCGCTGGCCCCCCCGACCGCGAACACCAGCAGCGACAGGGCCAGCGGGCTGATGCCACCATAGCGGGCGGCCTGGGGGTTCTCCCCGAACGCCCGGATGCGGTAGCCCAGGGCGGTCCGCGCCAGGACCGGATCGATCAGGAGCGCCCCCGCCGCCCCCAGGGCGGCGGTGACCGGCAGCCCGGCCACCAGCGGCGCCCGCAGCGCCGCCGGGAGGGTGAAGCTCTCACCCTCGGCCGTGGCGCCCATCAGCGGTCCGCCTTCTTTGATCATGAACGACACCAGCCAGAACAGGATCGAGTTCAGCATCATGGTGACCAGGATCTCGTTGACCTGGAGGCGGGCCCGCAGTGCGCCGGCCAGGCTTCCCACCGCCGCGCCGGATGCGGCCGCGGCCAGGGCCATCAGTGCGATCACCACCCCCGGCGGCCACCCCCCCGCGGCCTCCCGGGACATGCCCAGGGCCAGGGGCACGGCGAACGCCGCCAGCGCTCCCGCATAGACCTGGCCGGGAAGGCCGATGTTCCACAGGCCCGCCCGCAAGGGCAGCAGGAAGGCGTAGGTGCACAGCAGCAGGTACACCGCCCGGTGCGCGGTGGCCGCGGCCCCGTGGGGGTTGAAGAAGGCGTAGGAGAACACCACCCGGTAGCCGGCCAGCACGCCGGCCTCGGAGGAGGCGAACAGCGCGCTGGCCAGGACCAGGGCCAGCGCGATGGCCAGCAGGGCCGCCAGCGCCGCCGACGACGCCGAGCGGGTCTGCCGCGGCTGGAGGGCCACCTGGTAGCGGCCCACGATCACGGAACCCGCACCCCCGGCCGCAGGCCGGCCATCATGGCGCCCACCGTCCCGGCATCGGCCTGCCGGCGGGGCAGGACGGCCACGAACTGCCCCTCGTAGATGGGCGCCACCCAGTCGCTGCAGGACAGGATCTCGTCAAGGTCCTCGGAGATCAGCAGGACCGCCGCGCCCGCGGCCCGCGCCTCCAGGAGCTTGCTCCGGACGAATGCCGTAGCCTCCACGTCCAGCCCCTGGGTGGGCAGGTGGGCGATCAGCAGCCGCGGTGCCCGCGACAGCACCCGCCCCAGCACCAGCTTCTGGAGGTTCCCTCCCGACAGGTGGCGCGCGCGGACGTGCGGGTGGGGAGCCACCACGCCGAACGACGCCATGATGCGCTGGGTCAGCCCCTCCAGCCCCCCCGTGTCCAGCAGGCCGCGGGGCGTGAAGGCAGGGTCAAAGTGGTAGGTCAGGGTGGTGTTCTCCACCAGCGAGAAGGCCGCAATCGACGCCAGCTCGGTGCGGTCCGCCGGCACGTAGCCGATGCCCCGCTGCCAGCGGGCCAGGACCGACAGCCGGGTGATGTCCTGTCCGTCGAACACCACCGTCCCGGCGGCCGGCGGGCGCAGCCCCGCCAGGACCTGGGCCAGCTCCTCCTGGCCGTTGCCGGTGACCCCCGCCACGCCCAGGATCTCCCCCTCCCGCAGGGTGAACGACACCCCCCGCACCGAGGGCAGCCCCTTGTCGTTGTACACCCACAGGCCCTCCACCCGCAGCAGCGGGCGCCCCGCCACCGCCGCCTCCGCCGGCTGGAAGGACACGTCGCGGCCCACCATGTGGCGCACCAGGAGGTCCTCGGTGGCCTCGGCGGTGTTCAGGCACGCCACCACCCTGCCCCCTCGCAGGACGGTCACCCGGTGGCTGGCGGCCATGACGATGGGCAGCTTGTGGGTGACCAGCAGGACGGTGACTCCCTGCTCGTCCACCAGGGTGCGCAGCCCCTCCACCAGGGCGGCCACCTCGGGCGGGGTGAGCGCCGACGTGGGCTCGTCCAGGATCAGGATGCGGGCGCCCCCGTACAGCGCCTTCAGGATCTCCACCCACTGGCGCTGGCCCTCCGGCAGCTGCCACACCCTGGCGTCCAGGTCCAGCCGGACGCCGTACCGGGCACACAGGGCCTCCACCTCGGGCCGCATCCGGCGCAGGTGCAGCAGGCCCCGGGCCCGGGGGTGGCCCAGGATGATGTTCTCGAGGACGGTGTGGGCGGCCACCAGCCGGCGGGTCTGGTGGACCATGCCGATGCCCGCGGCGATGGCGTCGTGGGGGGACCGGAACTGCACCCGCCGTCCCCGCAGGTACAGCGCGCCCTCATCGGGGCGCACCAGGCCAAACAGGATGTTCATCAGGGTGGTCTTGCCGGCCCCGTTCTGGCCCAGGATGGCGTGCACCTCGCCGGCCCGCACGTCCAGGTCCACGCGGTCGAGGGCCACCACGCCGGGAAACCGCTTGGTGATGCCGCGGGCGAGCAGCAGGGAAGCCGCCGGGTCGGGCGCCGGGAGAACGCGATCGGACATCATGGGGGATCAGCAGGCGCGGGCAGCGATGGAGAGGCTCCTCCCCGCCGCACGCCGGGCGGGGGGAGGAGCCTCCTCGCGTCCTCGTCCATCCCGCCGGAACCGGAGGCCGGGTGCGCCGGTCCGCCGGTTACTTGAGGATGGTCATTCCCTCCAGGTCGAAGTTGAACTTGCCCAGCAGCCATTCGTCGGACGGCATCTCCCGGGCTTTCTTCACCACGGTGCCCTTGGGAGGAATCGGCGTCCCCGCCAGGGCCAGCCCGGTGCCGTTGCTCACAAAGGCGTGCTCGAAGAACGGGTCCCACTCCCCCTTCATCATCTGCTCCCGCCGCTGGGCGACCAGCCGCAGGATGGACGCGGGAATCAGCGGGCGGGCCTTGGGGCTGATGGCGTCCACGCCCACCTTCTTGTTGTTCATGATGTCCACGGTGGGCTCCACGGTGCCGTCGGCCAGGGTC from Armatimonadota bacterium encodes:
- the dapF gene encoding diaminopimelate epimerase, encoding MERDRFVKSHALGNDYIIVDPRALSFPLTEDAIRLICDRHRGVGSDGILALVPSSRADFGVRIYNPDGSEAEKSGNGLRILARYLYDHGLTRQTRFRIETAGGVVEASLEVRGGAVESITVDMGRATFRSDMIPAAGRPRDVVDEEVEVDGERLRITAVSVGNPHCVVFTDDLRPEDLRRVGPRLERHPLFPRRTNVQLARVLSPARVAALIWERGAGETLASGSSACAVAAAAVRKGVVGRQVTVSMPGGDLQVAVSEEWDLRLTGPAEEICTGTLSSSLVARVGSPGGAGGRRGERP
- a CDS encoding D-alanine--D-alanine ligase, with the protein product MSRLTVAVLMGGPSAEREVSLATGREVIRALDPARYDVVPVEITASGRWVVRGDGNAGTREPGADAPTPDAGSRIPDLSPRAPDPGIERALLSRRVDVAFIALHGPYGEDGTVQGLLELLGIPYTGSGVLASALGMDKWRSRQLFERQGIPVPRYLSVREDDWRDRARVRRLVGDSLGYPCVVKPNAQGSTIGVSLVRRPADLDRAVDLAFGYGPVVLIEEYVAGTEITVGILDDPETGRPVPLPVIEIVPHDEFYTYRAKYAPGGSDHVIPARVPEAVARRAQEAAVRAHQALGCEGMSRVDMIARGEDAVVLEVNTIPGLTPTSLLPDAARAAGIAFPSLVDRIIRCALRRARRSGPRGREPA
- a CDS encoding GntR family transcriptional regulator — translated: MHRSGPLPIAAQLAEQLVAQIRSGRLQAGQRLPPVRALAGFLRVNRNTVAKVYAALERAGYLLTTPGRGTFVTTGAVPDAASLAPLVDRLLDEAAARGVDEAALHTLVAERAALRRRPLRPRVAFVECNPTDLAYFGRQLAERLRRPLALLLLADLPGAAGSVDLVATTMFHAEEVRRLLPRHEVVGLLAMPEISALEAVASLPQRSTVALVCATEEGVRSKERSIRAVGIRSLRLRTATLQHPDRLDRALRGADVVVASPKVLERLAGRLPPRARVIPFGSVLGDGALALLEERIRAWRPRRGREGRS
- a CDS encoding HAD family hydrolase, which encodes MIRGVIFDLGGTLAVGDPLPAEELDRANAAALRAWLVEQGYDVPPTFIDAVVAERQAAFASRQGTREVTAAQALASALRRYGLPDDPDTLARAEAAFFEPELARMTPVPGAVEVLEALRRRGLRLGLLSNASSHLFVVECCRRLGLAPYLDPIVSSAQVGWAKPDPRPFEVILSAWALAASEVVMVGDTLQADVAGARAVGMRAIWLRPGPPPPEPADPPPDGMAGDLREVIALVEAWSRR
- a CDS encoding aminotransferase class I/II-fold pyridoxal phosphate-dependent enzyme, giving the protein MRTQWGFTTRAIHGGAIPDTHRAVAPPIYQTATFSYETAAEGARLGQEIPPGYVYTRWGNPTTRALEEKVALLEGGEDALAAASGMGAIAATLLAALRPGDHAVAPTAIYQASYQLFSDVLPSFGIQTTLIAEPTTEAYERALRPTTRLLFIETPSNPMLGITDIAAVAALGRERGALTVADNTWATPYNQTPLALGVDVVVHSATKYLGGHHDVTAGVIVASREFIARAKRWVRLLGATPDPFGSWLVIRGLATLALRVERQNQTAQQLAEFLAAHPAVARVYYPGLPDHPGHAVARRQMRGFGGMLSFEVAGGYEASVRVFDALRVCTRATSLGGVSTLVSHPASISSVHMPARVREAAGIAPGLIRVSVGIEDPSDLLEDFSQALRRI
- a CDS encoding deoxyribonuclease IV, producing the protein MRFGAHVSIRGALHLAVDRAVAIGCECLQIFTGSPRQWREVTYPERDLDLFVAKRRRAGLDPLVAHAAYLINLASDDPEVYRRSTASLIASLRLMDRLEGQAVVTHLGSRGIRPWAQARVRVVAAIAAALDATGSARVLLEHSAGAGGQVGATFEELAEILEALGHHPRVGVCLDTCHLFAAGWDLRTPDGVRATMRAFDRTVGLRHLHLLHLNDSRGALGSHLDRHENIGQGRIGRQGFAALIAHPRLQRLAGVIETPGFDRQGPDRRNLRVLKALRQAARARRR
- a CDS encoding ABC transporter permease, translated to MWDLLARSLEASTVFVFAALGELVNQRAGTLNVGLEGLMLFGGTAAFIAARLTASYLAALAAAVAVGTVLGLAHGFFSITLRGDQVVSGMGLWILSFGLTTYLGSPFTGPLGLPRMAGAFGLSPFVYAGVALVVVSAVVLFRTGAGLAIRSVGENPLAAEASGVPVGLTRYLCVVWGGVLGALGGAVYTLSYNPVWTYNFLMGWGFVSLALVFFSMWNPWILLAGATLFGIMWQLSLSPELVLPGVLSRYIWRTVPFAVTIPILVVISTPWFRSRWGLARPEALGRPFAPD
- a CDS encoding ABC transporter permease, which translates into the protein MIVGRYQVALQPRQTRSASSAALAALLAIALALVLASALFASSEAGVLAGYRVVFSYAFFNPHGAAATAHRAVYLLLCTYAFLLPLRAGLWNIGLPGQVYAGALAAFAVPLALGMSREAAGGWPPGVVIALMALAAAASGAAVGSLAGALRARLQVNEILVTMMLNSILFWLVSFMIKEGGPLMGATAEGESFTLPAALRAPLVAGLPVTAALGAAGALLIDPVLARTALGYRIRAFGENPQAARYGGISPLALSLLVFAVGGASAGLAGYHTFAAIPGLYKIPGNYGFYGDLSFYGLITALIARGSALAAVPIAVLLAGLSLGARFAQGMLRLPFGVDYALLGLLMMTFVASHILDRFRVVWRRVPAGVLRPAAGTRRG
- a CDS encoding ABC transporter ATP-binding protein; protein product: MMSDRVLPAPDPAASLLLARGITKRFPGVVALDRVDLDVRAGEVHAILGQNGAGKTTLMNILFGLVRPDEGALYLRGRRVQFRSPHDAIAAGIGMVHQTRRLVAAHTVLENIILGHPRARGLLHLRRMRPEVEALCARYGVRLDLDARVWQLPEGQRQWVEILKALYGGARILILDEPTSALTPPEVAALVEGLRTLVDEQGVTVLLVTHKLPIVMAASHRVTVLRGGRVVACLNTAEATEDLLVRHMVGRDVSFQPAEAAVAGRPLLRVEGLWVYNDKGLPSVRGVSFTLREGEILGVAGVTGNGQEELAQVLAGLRPPAAGTVVFDGQDITRLSVLARWQRGIGYVPADRTELASIAAFSLVENTTLTYHFDPAFTPRGLLDTGGLEGLTQRIMASFGVVAPHPHVRARHLSGGNLQKLVLGRVLSRAPRLLIAHLPTQGLDVEATAFVRSKLLEARAAGAAVLLISEDLDEILSCSDWVAPIYEGQFVAVLPRRQADAGTVGAMMAGLRPGVRVP